TTTCAATGAGATTAATTGCTATGGCACCGATTATACCCGAAACTACGGCACCAAAGAAAATCCCCAAAATGTTAGCTAAACTGCCAAGTAGCGGAATCTCAAACGCAAAGATTGGAATTGTCATAAGCCCTTTTTCTATAACCTCTCCGAGAACTAAGGCTCCAACACCGGTTAATCCGGCTATAACAATTTTTCCTGTTTCAAGTAACAATCTACCAATTGGTTTGCTCTTGTTTTCTGGACTCTTGATATATGTTACTGCCTCTTTAAGAGATTTCCATCCTTGTTTCAGCATCATCCAAACCTTTTTAATTGTTCCAAAAATAGGACCAATAATAGCAGTAGCAACAGTAGAAAATACGGTATTTCCCGCATTAATCAAATGTGTTTTCATTTTATGGATAAAAGAATGAATAGCTTCTTTCAGACTATCCAACAAGGTTTTCAAAGCTTTATTAGCAGACTTAAACCACTTAACTAACTTAGCCACAATCTCTTTAACCAGTTCAGCCAAAAACTGCATAATAACAGCTCGTAGAGCCTTTCCACCAATTCGGAACGCTTCTTCTTTTTGTGTTTTACGGCCTTCTTTCTTAAGTCGTTCTTCACCCTCTTTTTTCTTTTGCTCAACAAACTCTTCGGCTCTTTTGTTTGCCTTTTCCCAGTGTTTGTTCTTATCCTGTTTGCTCATTTCATTGGCTGAATTATCACTTTTTCTATTGTTTCGCTCTGCTGTAGTATATCCTTGTAAATTTTCAGGATTGTTAATAATGTCAGCTAATTCTTGGTTACTGTTAGCCATTTGAAGTGATGGATCGCTATATAACTCAGCAGAAGACTTAACATGCTCTCTTTGAGCTGCTTTAGGATTGTTCTTGCCATTATCTAATTTGGTTTCAGTTGGAATTTGTCTGCCAGTATAAATATCTTTAACAGTATCTATACCCTCTTTTTTTAAATCTCCAGCCCTTTTCAATGTTGCATCCATACCAG
This genomic interval from Herbinix luporum contains the following:
- a CDS encoding AI-2E family transporter, with product MSKENAILDEEKLYEDLTEPFDFDELERKLQDQLEEELADMQFLAEEKEKVGSPDNLGNVIMDVVWEQFLNQIAVTAGEDFIKENNGLHLDLRDEAHIQTAENFAKGKIATHNYMSREQLEQNYDRYTNTSHKEFRKKYVDPGMDATLKRAGDLKKEGIDTVKDIYTGRQIPTETKLDNGKNNPKAAQREHVKSSAELYSDPSLQMANSNQELADIINNPENLQGYTTAERNNRKSDNSANEMSKQDKNKHWEKANKRAEEFVEQKKKEGEERLKKEGRKTQKEEAFRIGGKALRAVIMQFLAELVKEIVAKLVKWFKSANKALKTLLDSLKEAIHSFIHKMKTHLINAGNTVFSTVATAIIGPIFGTIKKVWMMLKQGWKSLKEAVTYIKSPENKSKPIGRLLLETGKIVIAGLTGVGALVLGEVIEKGLMTIPIFAFEIPLLGSLANILGIFFGAVVSGIIGAIAINLIEKQIENSMKREIVNAQIQKGNEILNLQHQVQMVSETKLEHTKYIVAHDIHNRHVEAANMMADSIKNIRANCAIDESVKNTFDDIDKLFNEWKD